TTATTCTTCTTTCGTGATATTGGCACCAATACCCCTTAATTTAACTTCAAGGTATTCATAACCTCTTTCAATATGATGGATCTCTCTGATTTCCGAGGTGCCATTGGCCGTCAGTGCTGCCAGAACAAGGCCCGCTCCGGCCCGCAAATCACTCGCACTTACGGTAGCGGGATGAAGGTTTTCCACTCCCTGGACAATCGCACTTCTGCCCTCAATCCGGATATCTGCGCCCATTCTTTTCAGTTCTTCGACATGCATGAATCTGTTTTCAAAAACGGTCTCTGTAACCATTGAAGTTCCATGGGCCCGTGTAAGCATCGCCATGATCGGCGCCTGCAAATCGGTTGAAAACCCCGGATGCACTTGGGTCTTAATGTCTACGGCATGATAGTTCCCTTTGCCAATGACTCTTATGCCGTCATCTTCCTCTTTATATACCACGCCGGCTTCATCAAGTTTGGCCAAAAGCGAAGTCAAGTGGACAGGGATGACGTTCCGCACCAAGACTTCCCCGCCGCAGGCCGCAGCCATCAAGATGTATGTTCCTGCTTCGATCCTGTCCGGTATAATCGTATGCGTGGTTCCATGAAGTTCTTTGACCCCTTCAATGTTAATGATATTTGTGCCTGCGCCGCGGATTTTACCACCCATTTCATTGATAAAATTGGCGAGATCAACAATTTCGGGTTCCTGAGCAGCATTCTCAACAATGGTCGTACCCTCAGCGTTTACTGCAGCCATCATGATATTCTCGGTTGCTCCAACGCTCGGAAAATCCAGATATATTCTTGCCGCTTTCAGTCTGGAGGCCGAAACGTCCAAAAAACCATTATCCATACGGACCTGGGCTCCCAGCAGCTCCAAACCTTTAATATGCCAGTTGATCGGTCTGGACCCGATTGCGCATCCACCGGGATG
This genomic stretch from Dehalobacter restrictus DSM 9455 harbors:
- the murA gene encoding UDP-N-acetylglucosamine 1-carboxyvinyltransferase, with product MSKFVVTGGRELEGKVDVSGAKNAILPIIAASLLTSDKIILEEAPDLLDVQVMGQVIESLGGKVKRKNKKLHIENRDIENIEAPYDLISKMRASIFIMGPLLARKGRIRISHPGGCAIGSRPINWHIKGLELLGAQVRMDNGFLDVSASRLKAARIYLDFPSVGATENIMMAAVNAEGTTIVENAAQEPEIVDLANFINEMGGKIRGAGTNIINIEGVKELHGTTHTIIPDRIEAGTYILMAAACGGEVLVRNVIPVHLTSLLAKLDEAGVVYKEEDDGIRVIGKGNYHAVDIKTQVHPGFSTDLQAPIMAMLTRAHGTSMVTETVFENRFMHVEELKRMGADIRIEGRSAIVQGVENLHPATVSASDLRAGAGLVLAALTANGTSEIREIHHIERGYEYLEVKLRGIGANITKEE